Proteins encoded in a region of the Pseudobdellovibrionaceae bacterium genome:
- the nadB gene encoding L-aspartate oxidase: protein MNSTRCDFLVIGSGLAGLAFALKVAHRGTVTILSKDKVTGANTPWAQGGIAAVISKDDSFESHIHDTLRAGAGLCRVDAVRNIVEQAPDRIRDLMNWGVKFDRLGNDEVDLTLEGGHSHRRILHFEDHTGSEIHRALLAQVLAHPNITVLENHFAVDLLQARHMETSVPDDGRVYGAYVLDRDSGEVKSLTAGCTILSTGGAGKVYLYTSNWSGASGDGIAMAWRAGAKVANMEFMQFHPTALYHQDTRNFLISEALRGEGGELINSAGEAFMKKYDERGSLAPRDIVARSIDAEMKRTGAPCVYLDMTAKPREFLAARFPVIYKNCERLGIDIATQPIPVVPAAHYLCGGVVTDVDGRTELPGLFALGETACTGLHGANRLASNSLLECLAMAHNCAETTAREIAPPAATSARDWTYPPPTDADEMIVVTHMWEEIRRLMWNYVGIVRSNKRLMRASHRLENILAEVKEYYSESRVHGDLLELRNIAIVADLTIKCALERRESRGIHYSLDYPWASSESVAKDTVLKP, encoded by the coding sequence ACGCGCTGCGATTTTTTGGTGATCGGTTCGGGACTTGCGGGTCTGGCGTTCGCCCTGAAAGTCGCTCACAGAGGGACTGTCACGATCCTCAGCAAAGACAAAGTCACCGGCGCGAACACGCCGTGGGCGCAAGGTGGAATCGCCGCGGTCATCTCGAAGGACGACAGTTTCGAATCCCATATTCATGACACTCTGCGAGCAGGAGCGGGCCTCTGCCGCGTCGACGCCGTGCGAAACATTGTGGAACAAGCCCCTGATCGCATTCGGGATTTGATGAATTGGGGCGTGAAATTCGATCGCCTGGGAAATGACGAAGTCGACCTCACGCTCGAGGGTGGCCACAGTCACCGCCGCATTCTGCACTTCGAAGATCATACGGGTTCAGAGATTCACCGCGCGCTGCTCGCGCAAGTGCTGGCCCATCCGAACATCACGGTTCTGGAAAATCACTTCGCGGTGGACCTTTTGCAAGCGCGACATATGGAGACCTCGGTCCCCGATGACGGCCGCGTTTACGGCGCCTACGTGCTCGACCGCGACAGCGGCGAAGTGAAAAGCCTGACCGCGGGCTGCACGATTCTTTCCACCGGCGGCGCGGGCAAAGTGTATTTGTACACATCGAACTGGAGCGGCGCCTCGGGCGACGGCATCGCCATGGCTTGGCGTGCGGGCGCGAAGGTCGCGAACATGGAGTTCATGCAGTTCCACCCCACCGCGCTTTACCACCAAGACACGCGCAACTTCCTAATCAGCGAAGCCCTGCGCGGCGAAGGCGGCGAGCTCATCAACTCGGCGGGCGAAGCCTTCATGAAAAAGTACGACGAGCGCGGCTCGCTCGCGCCCCGGGACATCGTCGCGCGCTCGATCGATGCCGAGATGAAACGCACGGGCGCGCCTTGCGTGTACTTGGACATGACCGCGAAACCGCGCGAATTTTTGGCCGCGCGTTTCCCCGTCATCTATAAAAACTGCGAACGCCTGGGTATCGACATCGCGACCCAACCCATCCCCGTCGTTCCGGCCGCGCACTATCTGTGCGGCGGCGTCGTGACAGATGTCGACGGACGCACGGAGCTGCCGGGCCTTTTCGCTTTGGGCGAAACCGCCTGCACGGGACTGCACGGCGCGAACCGACTGGCCTCCAATTCCTTACTCGAGTGCCTGGCCATGGCCCATAACTGCGCGGAAACCACGGCACGCGAAATCGCGCCGCCCGCCGCGACTTCGGCCCGCGACTGGACCTATCCCCCGCCCACCGACGCCGATGAGATGATCGTCGTGACCCATATGTGGGAAGAGATCCGCCGTTTGATGTGGAACTATGTGGGGATCGTGCGCTCGAACAAACGTTTGATGCGCGCTTCGCACCGGCTGGAAAACATCCTGGCCGAAGTGAAAGAGTATTACTCGGAGTCGCGCGTACACGGCGATCTGCTGGAACTTCGCAACATCGCCATCGTCGCGGATCTCACGATCAAATGCGCGCTCGAGCGTCGCGAGTCCCGCGGCATCCACTACAGTCTGGACTATCCGTGGGCTTCCTCTGAAAGCGTCGCGAAAGACACCGTTCTCAAGCCATAA
- a CDS encoding ribonuclease HI: MIYTDGACSGNPGPGGWGAIVATPEGHVRELGDQGFDTTNNRMELAGVIHALKFIKDDPRPVLLYTDSTYVIRGITQWIFGWRRRGWKNAEGQAVLNREHWEELDLLVRGRAKDSINWQYCRGHRGTPGNERCDVIAVKMSARQRVDLYDGPLTRYPHAIHDLPPYEALPEMRPNEPKKAAHSYLSLLDGKVLRHRDWSSCERRVKGRAGAKFKKAMAADDETEILKGWGLSATTSIHED, encoded by the coding sequence TTGATCTATACGGACGGCGCCTGCTCGGGAAACCCCGGTCCCGGGGGCTGGGGCGCCATCGTGGCCACGCCCGAGGGGCACGTCCGCGAGTTGGGGGACCAAGGCTTCGATACGACGAACAACCGCATGGAGCTGGCGGGCGTCATTCATGCCTTGAAATTCATCAAAGACGATCCCCGCCCGGTCTTGTTGTACACGGATAGCACTTACGTCATCCGGGGGATCACCCAGTGGATTTTCGGTTGGCGCCGTCGTGGTTGGAAAAACGCCGAGGGGCAGGCCGTGTTGAATCGCGAACACTGGGAAGAGCTGGATCTGCTGGTGCGCGGGCGCGCGAAAGACTCGATCAATTGGCAGTACTGTCGCGGTCACCGCGGGACGCCCGGCAACGAACGTTGCGACGTCATCGCGGTGAAGATGTCGGCCCGCCAGCGCGTGGATTTGTACGATGGTCCGCTGACCCGCTATCCGCACGCGATCCACGATCTGCCGCCCTACGAGGCGCTTCCGGAAATGCGCCCAAATGAGCCGAAAAAAGCCGCGCATTCATATTTGAGTTTGTTGGATGGCAAAGTCTTGCGTCACCGTGATTGGTCCTCTTGCGAGCGTCGCGTGAAGGGGCGTGCGGGCGCGAAGTTCAAAAAGGCGATGGCCGCGGACGACGAAACGGAAATCTTGAAAGGATGGGGGCTCTCCGCGACGACCTCCATTCACGAAGACTAG
- a CDS encoding DUF1552 domain-containing protein — protein sequence MSGRHMSRRTVIRGLGTALSLPLLDAMIPLSSALAQGVVASPRLVFLYKPNGEARGTWNYSGSGSLPSVLSPLQNLKSDFTLIHGLRNRASEIYADGHAPRLSCWLSGGPLPATDRWETTINVGRTLDHRVADHLGGQVMYLVGPNDHPTDNKFNGAYFSNLSWTGPSPAPRIRGPRALFNEIYGSGSAPESAQLAARQKKYKNSILDYAQDSTSALMSKLGKSDQAKLNEYLESVREAEKRVNSEPVVACTTGAGQPSNPTDFYAYTDLMLELLAQAMICGKNQVTSYLLDCEVSFGAEGHHGYSHQESAADKAKFLDINQKYVTRLQKFLARLKAQNEGGASVLSKSIVVYGCGIGDGRDHSTDNLPMIVAGGGAGKLRPGRVITAQDSSLNNLMYTIARKMGLTISKFGTDGNQTIDI from the coding sequence ATGAGTGGACGCCATATGTCTCGGCGCACGGTGATCCGCGGTCTGGGGACCGCGCTGTCCCTGCCGCTGCTGGATGCGATGATTCCGCTTTCGAGCGCCCTGGCGCAAGGGGTGGTCGCGTCGCCGCGGCTCGTGTTTTTGTATAAACCGAACGGCGAAGCGCGCGGCACCTGGAATTATTCAGGATCGGGCAGCTTGCCCAGCGTCCTGAGTCCGTTGCAAAATTTGAAATCCGATTTCACGCTCATCCACGGTCTGCGCAACCGCGCCTCCGAGATCTACGCCGACGGGCACGCGCCGCGCCTGAGCTGCTGGCTTTCGGGCGGTCCCTTGCCGGCGACCGATCGTTGGGAAACCACGATCAACGTCGGCCGCACGCTCGATCACCGCGTGGCGGATCATCTGGGCGGGCAGGTCATGTATCTCGTCGGCCCGAACGATCACCCCACGGACAACAAATTCAACGGTGCTTATTTCAGTAACCTTTCGTGGACGGGGCCGTCACCGGCGCCGCGGATTCGCGGTCCGCGCGCGTTGTTCAACGAAATCTACGGCAGCGGCTCGGCGCCCGAAAGCGCGCAGCTCGCGGCCCGGCAGAAAAAGTACAAGAACAGCATTCTGGATTACGCGCAGGATTCCACGTCGGCTTTGATGAGTAAGCTCGGCAAAAGCGATCAGGCGAAGCTGAACGAGTATCTGGAATCCGTCCGCGAAGCCGAAAAGCGCGTGAACAGTGAACCCGTCGTCGCTTGTACGACCGGGGCCGGTCAGCCTTCGAATCCCACGGATTTCTACGCCTACACCGATCTGATGTTGGAGCTTTTGGCGCAGGCCATGATCTGCGGGAAGAACCAGGTCACCAGCTATCTGCTCGACTGCGAAGTCTCGTTCGGCGCCGAGGGGCACCACGGCTATTCGCATCAGGAGTCAGCGGCGGACAAGGCGAAGTTCCTCGACATCAATCAGAAGTACGTGACGCGTCTGCAGAAGTTCCTCGCGCGGTTGAAGGCGCAGAACGAAGGCGGCGCTTCGGTCCTTTCGAAGTCGATCGTGGTTTACGGCTGCGGCATCGGCGACGGTCGGGATCACTCCACCGACAATTTGCCGATGATCGTGGCGGGCGGGGGCGCGGGAAAACTGCGTCCGGGCCGCGTGATCACGGCCCAAGACTCGTCACTGAACAATTTGATGTACACGATCGCCCGCAAGATGGGCCTGACGATCTCCAAGTTCGGGACCGACGGCAATCAAACCATCGATATTTAA
- a CDS encoding SDR family oxidoreductase, which produces MEIRERNFWVTGGSRGIGKALCEMLADNGAHLTLINRSFEPELMDELKKRGAGSVRTIATDLGKREDIEKLLAETDGEVVDCLINNAGQLTGGQLETQSVDEIYQVVAVNLTAMMHLTRAILPRMLRQENGGKIVNNASVSAFMNFPCASTYSATKAGVVGFTRSLHAELKDTKVTTLTLFTPGVETKMFDDISKKYGKNFDLSFLRGMPPAKYAKIVREAILEDLKELRPQGFEGLGLNLAQHLPSTFEKLISFRFKREGASK; this is translated from the coding sequence ATGGAAATCCGCGAACGTAATTTTTGGGTCACGGGCGGCAGCCGCGGGATCGGCAAGGCCCTCTGCGAGATGCTCGCGGACAACGGAGCGCACCTCACGCTGATCAACCGCAGCTTCGAACCCGAGCTGATGGATGAGCTGAAAAAACGCGGCGCGGGCTCGGTCCGCACGATCGCGACCGATCTCGGAAAACGCGAGGACATCGAAAAGCTGCTCGCCGAAACGGACGGCGAGGTCGTCGATTGCCTCATCAACAACGCCGGTCAGCTGACCGGGGGGCAGCTCGAAACCCAAAGCGTCGACGAGATCTACCAGGTCGTGGCGGTGAATTTGACCGCGATGATGCATCTGACCCGGGCGATTTTGCCGCGAATGTTGCGTCAGGAAAACGGCGGCAAGATCGTGAACAACGCGAGCGTTTCGGCGTTCATGAACTTTCCGTGCGCGAGCACCTACTCCGCGACCAAGGCGGGGGTTGTGGGCTTCACGCGTTCGTTGCATGCCGAACTCAAAGACACGAAAGTGACGACGCTCACGCTTTTCACCCCCGGGGTCGAAACGAAGATGTTCGACGACATCAGCAAAAAGTACGGCAAAAATTTCGACCTGAGTTTCCTGCGCGGCATGCCGCCGGCGAAGTACGCGAAGATCGTCCGCGAGGCGATCCTTGAAGACCTGAAAGAGCTGCGTCCACAGGGGTTCGAGGGGCTGGGGCTCAATCTCGCACAACACTTGCCCTCGACCTTCGAAAAGCTCATCTCGTTCCGCTTCAAGCGGGAAGGCGCCTCGAAGTAG
- a CDS encoding DUF4214 domain-containing protein, with amino-acid sequence MKGLSKVLVLSSLFLAGCGPGLVVSDVAAGRMAIRADGLQIEEDRASALLTDQSGEENDSSNGINNAVQNDDDIRAAMLSVLSRFPTRGELEYLRTRRDQLGSAEALHVELTTSTEALRNYRALSCRFFNSCNQQSLTEDFASRLANGASLVKLHQQVEVEMVKAIEALYRQHLGRRADFEGLSYYLNQGRNGRTLSDIGRSMSQSDEAQLRGFYLQILRREPDAGGFRYWLDRRAAGVSLSDIRSSIQASAEARGQAPASASVVAAQNIVRDEFLGVTGRFPTVSEVTQYTGLSASTLRTRLLSTIDGQAQMKAILARHFGGDLTADRNAVTNRILLGMSRAEVELELRRERQEIIGASYALHLNRAADLAGLEYYLKLAEGGMSRAQIDSSIQNSVEARLRGLYRELLLREPDLMGLLYYLEKIEEGASIESIRQSIRSSDEFRSL; translated from the coding sequence GTGAAAGGTCTTTCAAAAGTTCTCGTTTTGAGCTCACTCTTTTTGGCCGGCTGCGGCCCGGGCCTCGTGGTTTCGGATGTGGCCGCGGGTCGTATGGCAATACGCGCCGACGGTCTTCAAATCGAGGAAGATCGAGCATCTGCGCTGCTCACCGATCAAAGCGGCGAAGAAAACGACTCTTCCAACGGCATAAACAACGCCGTTCAAAACGACGACGACATTCGCGCCGCGATGCTGTCCGTGCTTTCGCGCTTCCCCACGCGCGGCGAACTTGAATATCTGCGCACACGCCGGGATCAGCTCGGCTCGGCGGAAGCCTTGCATGTCGAATTGACGACTTCGACCGAGGCGCTGCGCAACTACCGCGCACTGAGCTGCCGCTTCTTCAACTCCTGCAACCAGCAAAGCCTGACGGAAGACTTCGCGAGCCGCCTCGCGAATGGTGCGAGCCTCGTGAAACTTCATCAACAGGTCGAGGTCGAAATGGTGAAAGCCATCGAAGCGCTTTACCGCCAACATCTGGGACGTCGCGCGGACTTCGAAGGTCTGAGCTACTACCTGAATCAAGGTCGCAACGGTCGCACGCTTTCGGACATCGGACGCTCGATGAGCCAATCGGACGAAGCCCAGCTGCGTGGGTTCTATCTGCAAATTTTGCGACGCGAACCCGACGCGGGTGGCTTTCGCTACTGGTTGGATCGCCGGGCGGCGGGCGTCAGCCTCAGCGATATTCGCTCCAGCATCCAGGCTTCAGCCGAAGCGCGCGGTCAGGCACCGGCTTCGGCCTCGGTGGTGGCGGCGCAAAATATCGTGCGCGACGAATTCCTCGGCGTGACCGGGCGTTTTCCCACCGTCAGCGAAGTCACGCAATACACGGGATTGTCCGCATCGACCTTGCGCACACGTTTGCTCTCGACGATCGACGGCCAAGCTCAGATGAAAGCCATTCTCGCGCGCCATTTCGGCGGTGACCTCACGGCGGATCGTAACGCGGTCACGAATCGCATCCTGCTCGGCATGAGCCGCGCCGAAGTCGAATTGGAGTTGCGCCGTGAACGTCAAGAGATCATCGGAGCCTCCTACGCACTCCATCTGAACCGGGCGGCGGACCTGGCGGGACTTGAGTACTACCTGAAGCTCGCCGAGGGCGGAATGTCGCGCGCGCAAATCGATTCGAGTATCCAAAACTCCGTCGAGGCCCGGCTGCGGGGCCTCTATCGGGAACTGCTCCTGCGCGAACCCGACCTCATGGGCCTGCTTTACTATTTGGAGAAGATCGAGGAAGGGGCCAGCATCGAGTCGATCCGGCAGAGCATCCGCTCGAGCGACGAGTTCCGCTCGCTTTGA
- a CDS encoding DUF3943 domain-containing protein yields MPRPGSAVLTALILALLGCSRPSVAEVGRRPSVAGIGGPSVFHEPRSEFTRDELINDFALMYGFQWVGYLVTQADIIRRTGRFENMGTYPFRPHLDNDTYDYNVFRHAVTGNYYFLYYRSRGHDVKAAFLWSFASSMAFEFAIETLTERPSFQDMYHTPVLGTILGLGSEHLSRELLRTDSGFLRFLGYVFNPFAAWPGGSAYRVSVIPVISFGESAKVSDSVTGLTLRAEY; encoded by the coding sequence ATGCCACGCCCGGGGTCGGCCGTCCTGACGGCCCTCATCCTCGCGCTTTTGGGGTGCTCGCGACCTTCGGTCGCGGAAGTGGGACGTCGACCATCGGTCGCGGGCATTGGCGGACCATCGGTTTTTCACGAGCCGCGGTCCGAGTTCACCCGCGACGAGCTCATCAACGACTTCGCTTTGATGTACGGCTTTCAGTGGGTGGGCTATCTCGTCACCCAGGCGGACATCATCCGCCGGACCGGACGCTTCGAAAACATGGGGACCTACCCTTTTCGTCCCCACCTCGACAATGACACTTACGACTACAACGTCTTCCGCCACGCGGTGACCGGGAACTACTACTTTTTGTACTATCGGTCGCGAGGTCACGACGTGAAGGCGGCCTTTCTGTGGAGCTTCGCCTCGTCCATGGCCTTTGAATTCGCCATCGAAACTTTGACCGAACGCCCCAGCTTTCAGGACATGTACCACACCCCCGTGCTGGGTACGATCCTGGGCCTGGGCAGCGAGCATCTCTCGCGGGAGCTTCTGCGCACCGATTCGGGTTTTCTGCGTTTTCTGGGCTACGTCTTCAACCCCTTCGCGGCGTGGCCGGGCGGCAGCGCCTACCGCGTGAGCGTGATCCCGGTCATCTCCTTCGGCGAAAGCGCGAAGGTCAGCGACAGCGTGACGGGACTCACCTTGCGGGCGGAGTACTAA
- a CDS encoding class I SAM-dependent methyltransferase → MTTVEIPKGNTALQVNETAYEMLRPSLGEGQRVLDLPCGEGEWLGFLKSAHPRSKYIGADLRADLPNFDFEFLSLDVTREDLPWKELDLVTSISGIVCFGNHLRFFREAHRALKPGGKFLVTNDNHWTLRDRMHFLLFGTYKRFPLVYRPSEGNTQATTIMTTVDALEKAGFKVEDVRYTSARFEDYLWVPFAIVLWTLQGLAVAAAAGGKNPRFSSDFIRRLYPLRALWCRHYLILARKI, encoded by the coding sequence ATGACGACAGTCGAAATTCCCAAAGGAAACACTGCATTGCAGGTCAATGAGACCGCTTACGAAATGCTCCGGCCTTCGCTCGGCGAGGGTCAGCGCGTTTTGGATCTGCCTTGCGGCGAGGGCGAGTGGCTCGGCTTCTTGAAATCCGCGCACCCCCGTTCGAAGTACATCGGCGCGGACTTGCGCGCGGATCTTCCGAATTTCGACTTCGAATTCTTGTCGCTCGACGTGACCCGCGAAGATCTGCCGTGGAAAGAACTCGATCTCGTCACCAGCATCAGCGGCATCGTCTGCTTCGGCAACCATTTGCGGTTTTTCCGCGAAGCGCACCGCGCGCTCAAACCCGGCGGAAAATTTCTGGTCACGAACGACAACCACTGGACGCTCCGTGACCGTATGCACTTTCTGCTTTTCGGCACCTACAAACGTTTCCCGCTCGTTTACCGACCGTCCGAGGGGAACACCCAAGCGACCACCATCATGACGACCGTCGACGCGCTCGAAAAGGCCGGCTTCAAAGTCGAAGACGTGCGTTACACCTCGGCGCGTTTCGAAGACTATCTGTGGGTGCCTTTCGCGATCGTTCTTTGGACCTTGCAGGGTCTGGCGGTCGCGGCGGCGGCCGGCGGGAAAAACCCGCGCTTCAGTTCGGACTTCATCCGTCGACTTTACCCGCTGCGCGCTTTGTGGTGCCGGCACTACCTGATCCTCGCGCGTAAAATTTGA
- a CDS encoding ABC transporter permease, protein MNFQAVKAIYRYELARFFRTIGQSIASPVISTSLYFIVFGSAIGNRMQDIDGLSYGAFIVPGLALMTILTESVSNSSFGIYMPKFSGTIYELLSAPISAFEIILGFVGAAATKSMIIGAIILITARFFVAYEIQHPLWMLGFLLLTSVTFSLFGFIIGLWADGFEKLQIIPMMIIMPLTFLGGSFYSIHMLPGIWKDIALLNPIVYLVSGFRWSFYGVSDVGVGLSLSMVALFMLICLVAIWVIFRTGYKLKN, encoded by the coding sequence ATGAATTTCCAAGCGGTGAAAGCCATCTACCGTTACGAGCTCGCGCGGTTCTTCCGCACCATCGGTCAAAGCATCGCCTCGCCGGTGATTTCGACTTCGCTTTACTTTATCGTCTTCGGTTCCGCGATCGGGAACCGCATGCAGGACATCGACGGTCTGTCCTACGGCGCGTTCATCGTGCCGGGTCTGGCCTTGATGACGATCCTGACCGAAAGCGTGTCGAATTCGTCGTTCGGGATCTACATGCCGAAGTTCTCGGGCACGATTTACGAACTGCTCTCCGCGCCGATTTCGGCCTTCGAGATCATCCTGGGTTTCGTGGGCGCGGCGGCGACGAAGTCGATGATCATCGGCGCGATCATCCTGATCACCGCGCGGTTCTTCGTGGCCTACGAAATTCAGCACCCGCTGTGGATGCTGGGCTTTCTGCTTTTGACCTCGGTCACGTTTTCGCTCTTCGGCTTCATCATCGGTCTGTGGGCGGACGGTTTCGAAAAGTTGCAGATCATCCCCATGATGATCATCATGCCGCTGACCTTCCTGGGCGGAAGCTTCTATTCGATTCATATGCTCCCCGGAATCTGGAAGGACATCGCGCTTCTGAACCCCATCGTGTACCTGGTCAGCGGATTCCGCTGGAGTTTCTACGGCGTCTCGGACGTCGGCGTGGGCTTGTCCCTCTCCATGGTCGCGCTGTTCATGCTGATCTGCCTGGTCGCGATCTGGGTCATCTTCCGCACGGGCTACAAACTCAAAAACTGA
- a CDS encoding ABC transporter ATP-binding protein: MDIIKVENLNKTYSAKGSGQPFEALKNVNLNIRRGEIFALLGPNGAGKTTLINIICGIVNPTSGRVEADGHDILREARQARTKIGLVPQEIVTDMFEKVWNTVSYSRGLFGKTRNDAYLEKVLKDLALLDKRQNKIMTLSGGMKRRVMIAKALSHEPEVLFLDEPTAGVDVSLRREMWDMVKVLRESGVTIILTTHYIQEAEEMADRIGIINKGEISLVEDKKVLMKKLGKKQLTLELTKPLGEIPAGFGEYALSLGGDGHQLIYTFDSHARETGIAPLLKRLGDHGVDFNDLKTSQSSLEDIFVELVKGGRR; this comes from the coding sequence GTGGATATCATCAAAGTCGAAAACCTCAATAAAACGTACTCGGCCAAGGGTTCCGGTCAGCCGTTCGAGGCCCTGAAAAACGTGAACCTGAATATCCGGCGCGGCGAAATCTTCGCCCTGCTCGGTCCCAACGGCGCGGGTAAAACCACGCTCATCAACATCATCTGCGGGATCGTCAATCCGACATCGGGTCGCGTGGAAGCCGACGGCCACGACATCCTTCGCGAGGCGCGCCAGGCGCGCACGAAGATCGGCCTCGTGCCGCAAGAGATCGTGACGGATATGTTCGAAAAGGTGTGGAACACGGTTTCTTACAGCCGCGGTCTTTTCGGCAAAACCCGCAACGACGCCTATCTCGAAAAAGTCCTGAAGGACCTGGCGCTCTTGGACAAACGCCAGAACAAGATCATGACGCTTTCGGGCGGCATGAAGCGCCGGGTGATGATCGCAAAGGCCCTGTCGCACGAGCCCGAGGTGCTGTTCCTGGACGAGCCCACGGCGGGCGTCGACGTTTCGCTTCGTCGCGAGATGTGGGACATGGTGAAGGTCCTGCGCGAAAGCGGCGTCACGATCATTCTGACCACGCACTACATCCAAGAGGCCGAAGAGATGGCCGACCGGATCGGCATCATCAACAAGGGCGAAATCTCCCTCGTCGAGGACAAAAAAGTCCTGATGAAAAAGCTGGGCAAAAAGCAGCTCACGCTGGAGCTGACCAAACCCCTCGGCGAAATCCCGGCGGGTTTCGGCGAATATGCCTTGTCGCTGGGAGGCGACGGCCATCAATTGATCTACACCTTCGATAGCCACGCCAGAGAAACCGGCATCGCGCCGCTCTTGAAGCGCCTGGGCGACCACGGCGTGGACTTCAACGATCTGAAAACCAGCCAGAGTTCGCTCGAAGACATCTTCGTGGAACTCGTCAAAGGGGGACGGCGATGA
- a CDS encoding DUF1592 domain-containing protein, with protein sequence MNRTKLLFQIPSLGLLVVTVLFFQNCSGRMFADGQLNSGEFASVDPQKLFEGQKLYAQNCALCHGDVNTSEKRGRSASQIKTAMGSVANMLSLRLTDDEVSSIALALRSNFSGPAMCANPTDVGRVVAHRLNKRELSNSLRDLFGFPFATEFAKDMPDDNSGETFDNDAMSLFSDVSYADKLLQTAYYVVDQALSTRRSSVVSACTATTDNCARQILRGYSYRAYRRPVTAADDNRVFNIYKQARDEGDSYDEGLRQGLVAIIVSPQFMFRVVEHPNHRDPGLTVALNGHDMASRLAYFIWGSLPDGALLTAAQGDQLRSGEQIAAQVKRMMADERAVHVVQALADQWLEMKKLKTKSISYAGFSEALRTDMGNETRMAVQKIFAQDLPLSTLLTANTSFVNARLAAHYGVSGFSGTNSTFRETNLGPLRQGILSHASVLTLTSHSTETSIVGRGKYVLKNILCDMPPPPPAGVINPPGSEQDRSNLRMTNPTCVACHSRIDPIGIGLQNYDAIGGYRTTDEYGASINASGTLPGGQTFSGAIQLAGMIANDDRAKVCATRKIMNLALGRSLQSADDCVVNRIAIKEDAFGQPVSKLIEAIALSDEFRHQRGEAP encoded by the coding sequence ATGAATCGGACGAAGCTTCTTTTCCAAATTCCGAGCCTCGGCCTTTTGGTCGTGACCGTGCTGTTCTTCCAGAACTGCTCGGGCCGCATGTTCGCGGACGGACAACTCAACTCGGGCGAGTTCGCCAGCGTCGATCCGCAAAAACTTTTCGAAGGCCAGAAACTTTACGCGCAAAACTGCGCGCTTTGCCACGGCGACGTGAATACGTCGGAGAAGCGGGGACGTTCGGCTTCGCAAATCAAAACCGCGATGGGTTCGGTTGCCAATATGCTGAGTCTGCGTCTGACCGACGACGAGGTCAGCTCCATCGCGCTCGCGCTGCGCTCGAACTTTTCGGGACCGGCGATGTGCGCGAACCCCACGGACGTCGGCCGCGTGGTCGCGCACCGTCTGAACAAACGTGAATTGAGCAATTCGTTGCGGGACCTTTTCGGTTTCCCCTTCGCGACCGAATTCGCGAAGGACATGCCGGACGACAATTCGGGTGAAACTTTCGACAACGACGCGATGTCTTTGTTTTCGGACGTCTCGTATGCCGACAAACTCCTGCAGACGGCCTATTACGTCGTCGATCAAGCGCTCAGCACGCGTCGTTCTTCGGTCGTGAGCGCCTGCACCGCCACGACCGACAACTGCGCGCGCCAGATTCTGCGCGGCTACTCTTACCGCGCTTACCGTCGGCCCGTGACGGCCGCGGACGACAACCGAGTTTTCAACATTTATAAACAAGCCCGCGACGAAGGCGACAGCTACGATGAAGGTCTTCGGCAAGGGTTGGTCGCGATCATCGTTTCGCCGCAGTTCATGTTCCGCGTGGTCGAACATCCGAATCACCGCGATCCGGGTTTGACCGTGGCTTTGAACGGTCATGACATGGCGTCGCGTTTGGCCTACTTCATCTGGGGTTCATTGCCGGACGGCGCGCTCTTGACGGCGGCGCAGGGCGATCAGCTTCGCAGCGGCGAACAGATCGCGGCGCAGGTGAAGCGGATGATGGCGGACGAACGCGCGGTTCACGTCGTACAGGCTTTGGCCGATCAATGGCTCGAGATGAAAAAGCTGAAGACGAAAAGTATTTCCTACGCCGGGTTTTCCGAGGCGTTGCGCACGGACATGGGGAACGAAACCCGTATGGCCGTGCAGAAAATTTTCGCGCAGGACCTTCCGCTCAGCACCTTGCTGACCGCGAATACGAGCTTCGTGAACGCGCGTCTGGCGGCCCACTACGGCGTGTCCGGTTTCTCGGGAACTAATTCCACCTTCCGCGAGACGAACCTGGGGCCGCTGCGCCAAGGGATTCTGAGTCACGCCTCGGTCCTGACGTTGACCTCGCATTCGACCGAGACTTCGATCGTGGGACGCGGAAAGTACGTCCTGAAAAACATCCTGTGCGATATGCCGCCGCCGCCGCCCGCCGGGGTCATCAATCCCCCGGGTTCCGAGCAGGATCGGTCCAATTTGCGCATGACGAACCCGACCTGCGTGGCCTGCCATTCGCGCATCGATCCGATCGGTATCGGACTGCAGAACTACGACGCCATCGGCGGTTACCGCACGACGGACGAGTACGGCGCTTCGATCAACGCGTCCGGCACGCTGCCGGGCGGGCAGACGTTCAGCGGCGCGATTCAGCTGGCCGGGATGATCGCGAACGACGATCGGGCCAAGGTCTGCGCGACCCGCAAAATCATGAATTTGGCGCTCGGCCGTTCGCTGCAAAGCGCGGACGACTGCGTGGTCAACCGCATCGCGATCAAAGAGGACGCCTTCGGGCAACCGGTTTCGAAACTGATCGAGGCGATCGCGCTCAGCGACGAGTTCCGCCATCAAAGAGGGGAGGCGCCATGA